Proteins from a genomic interval of Streptomyces sp. SID8374:
- a CDS encoding FadR/GntR family transcriptional regulator: protein MSTLAHTMMTAARSADSGLAGSGELDRYPYTEAPAGERAAARPWGGSDSELGRASRRGAASRGRGLHGQLVQQLGQMIVSGDLGADRPLVPEEIGQRFEVSRTVVRESLRVLEAKGLVSARPNVGTRVRPVSDWNLLDPDIIEWRAFGPQRDDQRRELAELRWTIEPLAARLAAGHGREDLQQRLGDMVEIMGHAMGQGDAITFSRADAEFHALLIQAAGNRMLEHLSGIVSAALHVSGGPVTGCDRPGEASLAHHARIVDALASGDSTGAETAMRQLLVVHPDVERVVPAPREH, encoded by the coding sequence GTGAGTACCCTTGCGCACACCATGATGACCGCCGCCCGCTCCGCCGATTCCGGCCTGGCCGGCTCGGGCGAACTCGATCGCTATCCCTATACGGAGGCGCCGGCCGGCGAGCGCGCCGCGGCGCGGCCCTGGGGCGGTTCCGATTCCGAGTTGGGGCGGGCGAGCCGACGGGGAGCGGCCAGCCGCGGACGCGGCCTGCACGGTCAACTCGTCCAGCAGCTGGGCCAGATGATCGTCTCCGGCGATCTCGGCGCGGACCGCCCCCTCGTTCCCGAGGAGATCGGCCAGCGCTTCGAGGTCTCCCGCACCGTCGTACGCGAGTCCCTGCGCGTCCTGGAGGCCAAGGGGCTCGTCAGCGCGCGCCCCAATGTGGGTACGCGGGTCCGCCCGGTCAGCGACTGGAACCTGCTGGACCCCGACATCATCGAGTGGCGCGCCTTCGGTCCGCAGCGCGACGACCAGCGCCGCGAGCTGGCCGAGCTCCGCTGGACCATCGAACCCCTCGCCGCCCGCCTCGCCGCCGGCCACGGCCGGGAGGATCTTCAGCAGCGCCTCGGCGACATGGTGGAGATCATGGGCCACGCGATGGGGCAGGGGGACGCGATCACCTTCTCCCGCGCCGACGCCGAGTTCCACGCCCTGCTCATCCAGGCCGCGGGCAACCGGATGCTCGAACACCTCTCCGGCATCGTCTCGGCCGCCCTGCATGTCTCCGGCGGCCCGGTCACCGGCTGTGACCGTCCGGGCGAGGCCTCGCTCGCCCACCACGCCCGCATCGTCGACGCCCTGGCGTCCGGCGACTCCACGGGTGCCGAGACGGCCATGCGCCAACTGCTCGTCGTCCACCCCGACGTGGAGCGTGTCGTCCCCGCGCCGCGCGAGCACTGA
- a CDS encoding ATP-binding cassette domain-containing protein produces the protein MLQAIGLTSTPRRDAPPAVDDLTFEAPPGRVTALLGAPGSGKTAALRLMLELDSGRGVAYFRGRPLHRIAHPAREVGVLLGDVPGHPSRTARGQLRMLCAAAGAPVARADEMLEVVGLAGLGDQRLGTLSVGMDRRLGLASALLGDPHTLVLDEPAEGLSPRENSWLYGLLRAHAAQGGTVLYATADPKEAARTADRVVTVDGGRLVADQEVADFARTRLRPRVAVRTPHAARLAAVVSREARAAQRSVEVVPEPNGRLTVYGSTCAEVGDTAFRHGVPVHQLADEIGDTGPAAPPPDTGEARQPSAAALSELPPPIRARPARGPLRPIRYELRRSLGVRTTTLIMASVLLVSAALSVLLARTGSTPLPRALAAWPELLPLPPAALGAGILGALSFGDEFRYPALAAGRGTVPRRIGLLMAKLTVTAGFALLLAALTVACGAQSLRLFYGPELLTVPTNAVVLGASWVCLTVGCAWAGLLAAGVFRVAGAGIAAVLAVPVLVVPLVQKVFEAPSTRSVTGLPARLRELAWWQLPQEADRWVLAVARVVAQPVGAALTLSLSALICAYLFTSLRGKVRW, from the coding sequence CGCGACGCTCCGCCCGCCGTGGACGACCTGACCTTCGAGGCCCCGCCCGGCCGTGTCACCGCCCTGCTGGGTGCCCCCGGCTCGGGCAAGACGGCGGCCCTGCGGCTGATGCTCGAACTCGACTCCGGCCGGGGCGTCGCCTACTTCCGGGGCAGGCCGCTGCACCGCATCGCCCACCCGGCGCGTGAGGTGGGCGTGCTGCTCGGTGACGTACCGGGGCATCCCTCCCGTACGGCCCGCGGGCAGCTCCGGATGCTCTGCGCGGCCGCCGGAGCGCCCGTGGCCCGGGCCGACGAGATGCTCGAAGTCGTGGGCCTCGCCGGGCTCGGGGACCAGCGCCTGGGCACCCTGTCGGTGGGGATGGACCGTCGCCTCGGCCTCGCCTCGGCCCTGCTCGGCGACCCGCACACCCTCGTCCTGGACGAACCCGCAGAGGGCCTCTCCCCGCGCGAGAACAGCTGGTTGTACGGGCTGCTGCGCGCCCACGCGGCCCAGGGCGGAACGGTTCTGTACGCCACCGCCGACCCCAAGGAGGCCGCCCGCACGGCCGATCGCGTCGTCACCGTCGACGGCGGCCGCCTCGTCGCGGACCAGGAGGTCGCCGACTTCGCCCGCACCCGGCTCCGCCCCCGCGTCGCCGTCCGCACCCCGCACGCGGCCCGGCTCGCCGCCGTGGTCAGCCGGGAGGCCCGCGCCGCCCAGCGCTCCGTCGAGGTGGTCCCCGAGCCGAACGGCCGGCTCACCGTGTACGGCTCCACCTGCGCCGAGGTCGGCGACACCGCGTTCCGGCACGGCGTCCCCGTCCACCAACTCGCCGACGAGATCGGCGACACCGGCCCCGCCGCCCCACCGCCGGACACCGGCGAGGCCCGGCAGCCCTCCGCCGCAGCCCTCTCCGAACTGCCGCCGCCGATCAGGGCGCGCCCCGCCCGAGGCCCGCTGCGCCCCATCCGGTACGAACTGCGGCGCTCCCTCGGCGTACGGACGACGACCCTGATCATGGCGTCCGTTCTGCTGGTCTCCGCCGCGCTCTCCGTCCTGCTGGCCCGCACCGGCTCCACGCCCCTGCCGCGCGCGCTCGCCGCCTGGCCCGAGCTGCTGCCGCTGCCTCCGGCCGCCCTGGGCGCGGGCATCCTGGGCGCCCTCTCCTTCGGGGACGAGTTCCGCTATCCCGCGCTCGCCGCCGGACGCGGCACCGTTCCTCGCCGGATCGGCCTGCTGATGGCCAAGCTGACGGTGACCGCCGGTTTCGCCCTCCTGCTGGCCGCTCTCACCGTCGCCTGCGGAGCGCAGAGCCTCCGGCTCTTCTACGGACCCGAGTTGCTCACCGTTCCCACCAACGCCGTGGTGCTCGGGGCGAGTTGGGTGTGCCTGACGGTGGGCTGTGCCTGGGCCGGGCTGCTGGCGGCGGGGGTCTTCAGGGTGGCCGGGGCCGGGATCGCCGCCGTACTGGCCGTTCCGGTGCTGGTGGTTCCGCTGGTGCAGAAGGTGTTCGAGGCTCCGTCCACGCGTTCGGTCACCGGGCTTCCGGCGAGGCTGCGCGAACTGGCCTGGTGGCAGCTGCCGCAGGAGGCGGACCGCTGGGTCCTGGCCGTGGCGCGCGTGGTGGCGCAGCCCGTGGGCGCCGCGCTCACCCTGTCGTTGTCGGCCCTGATCTGTGCGTATCTGTTCACCAGCCTTCGCGGAAAGGTGCGTTGGTGA
- a CDS encoding helix-turn-helix transcriptional regulator, translated as MASHFNRHALRAARDAKPISRAKLGAKIGYDPQSLYGYERGLATPSVKALCALADALDVTPGEFFADDGNDR; from the coding sequence ATGGCCTCCCACTTCAACCGCCACGCCCTCCGTGCCGCCCGCGACGCCAAGCCCATCTCCCGGGCCAAGCTCGGGGCCAAGATCGGCTACGACCCCCAGAGCCTCTACGGGTACGAACGCGGGCTCGCCACGCCGTCCGTGAAAGCCCTGTGCGCCCTCGCTGACGCCCTGGACGTGACCCCCGGCGAGTTCTTCGCCGACGACGGGAACGACCGGTGA
- a CDS encoding RNA polymerase sigma factor encodes MSASTSRTLPPEIAESESVMALIERGKADGQIAGDDVRRAFEADQIPPTQWKNVLRSLNQILEEEGVTLMVSAAESPKRARKSVAAKSPVKRTATKTVAAKTTVTRTVAATAAPAAESADAVADDAVAAAPAKKAAAKKTAAKKTAVKKTAAKKTAAKKSGKQDDELLDGDEAVEEVKAGKGEEEEGEGENKGFVLSDDDEDDAPAQQVAVAGATADPVKDYLKQIGKVPLLNAEQEVELAKRIEAGLFAEDKLANADKLAPKLKRELEIIAEDGRRAKNHLLEANLRLVVSLAKRYTGRGMLFLDLIQEGNLGLIRAVEKFDYTKGYKFSTYATWWIRQAITRAMADQARTIRIPVHMVEVINKLARVQRQMLQDLGREPTPEELAKELDMTPEKVIEVQKYGREPISLHTPLGEDGDSEFGDLIEDSEAVVPADAVSFTLLQEQLHSVLDTLSEREAGVVSMRFGLTDGQPKTLDEIGKVYGVTRERIRQIESKTMSKLRHPSRSQVLRDYLD; translated from the coding sequence GTGTCGGCCAGCACATCCCGTACGCTCCCGCCGGAGATCGCCGAGTCCGAGTCTGTGATGGCGCTCATCGAGCGGGGAAAGGCTGATGGGCAGATCGCCGGCGATGACGTGCGTCGGGCCTTCGAGGCTGACCAGATTCCGCCAACCCAGTGGAAGAATGTTCTGCGCAGCCTCAACCAGATCCTCGAGGAAGAGGGTGTGACGCTGATGGTCAGTGCCGCGGAGTCGCCGAAGCGCGCCCGCAAGAGCGTCGCAGCGAAGAGCCCGGTCAAGCGCACCGCCACCAAGACTGTCGCGGCGAAGACCACCGTGACGAGGACCGTCGCGGCCACCGCCGCCCCGGCGGCCGAGAGCGCGGACGCGGTGGCCGACGACGCCGTCGCGGCCGCCCCCGCGAAGAAGGCGGCAGCCAAGAAGACGGCTGCCAAGAAGACCGCCGTGAAGAAGACGGCGGCCAAGAAGACAGCGGCGAAGAAGTCCGGCAAGCAGGACGACGAGCTTCTCGACGGTGACGAGGCCGTCGAAGAGGTCAAGGCCGGCAAGGGCGAGGAAGAGGAGGGCGAGGGCGAGAACAAGGGCTTCGTCCTCTCCGACGACGACGAGGACGACGCGCCTGCCCAGCAGGTCGCCGTCGCCGGCGCCACCGCCGACCCGGTCAAGGACTACCTCAAGCAGATCGGCAAGGTCCCCCTCCTCAACGCCGAGCAGGAGGTGGAGCTCGCCAAGCGCATCGAGGCGGGTCTCTTCGCCGAGGACAAGCTGGCCAACGCCGACAAGCTCGCGCCGAAGCTCAAGCGCGAGCTGGAGATCATCGCCGAGGACGGCCGCCGCGCCAAGAACCACCTCCTGGAGGCCAACCTCCGTCTGGTGGTCTCCCTGGCCAAGCGCTACACCGGCCGCGGCATGCTCTTCCTGGACCTGATCCAGGAGGGCAACCTCGGTCTGATCCGCGCGGTCGAGAAGTTCGACTACACCAAGGGCTACAAGTTCTCCACGTACGCCACCTGGTGGATCCGTCAGGCGATCACCCGCGCCATGGCCGACCAGGCCCGCACCATCCGTATCCCGGTGCACATGGTCGAGGTCATCAACAAGCTCGCCCGCGTGCAGCGCCAGATGCTCCAGGACCTGGGCCGTGAGCCCACCCCGGAGGAGCTGGCCAAGGAACTCGACATGACCCCCGAGAAGGTCATCGAGGTCCAGAAGTACGGCCGTGAGCCGATCTCGCTGCACACCCCGCTCGGCGAGGACGGCGACAGCGAGTTCGGTGACCTGATCGAGGACTCCGAGGCCGTCGTCCCGGCGGACGCGGTGAGCTTCACGCTCCTCCAGGAGCAGCTGCACTCGGTCCTGGACACGCTCTCCGAGCGTGAGGCCGGCGTGGTCTCGATGCGCTTCGGTCTCACCGACGGCCAGCCCAAGACGCTGGACGAGATCGGCAAGGTCTACGGCGTGACGCGTGAGCGCATCCGCCAGATCGAGTCGAAGACGATGTCGAAGCTCCGTCACCCGTCGCGCTCGCAGGTCCTGCGCGACTACCTCGACTAG
- a CDS encoding tyrosine-type recombinase/integrase, with translation MNITDIAAYLDSWLLHLSAERKSAQTLKTYGDGVRAFIRWAEREGRAPSLDRPTVNAFVAALLDAGASASTARSRQLAVRRFSAWLADEGEIAADALSALKPPKLDHKVIPELDDEQLRALVKVCTGNDFRARRDEAIIRLMVETGLRAGEVVGMTTPDVDLKAGVAIVQRGKGGRGRPVPFGPQTGRAIDRYLRARRGHRMAELDALWLGDRQRGFSYQALYSALKGRAEAAGIEGFHPHVLRHTAAGRWLAAGGSEGGLMAVAGWSRRDMIDRYTRATSQRRAADEARRLSLGDW, from the coding sequence ATGAACATCACGGACATAGCGGCATATCTCGATTCATGGTTGCTGCACCTGTCAGCCGAGCGTAAGAGCGCCCAGACGCTCAAGACGTACGGCGACGGAGTGCGCGCGTTCATCCGGTGGGCCGAGCGCGAGGGCCGGGCCCCGTCACTCGATCGGCCGACCGTGAACGCGTTCGTGGCGGCCCTGCTGGACGCGGGGGCGTCGGCATCCACAGCACGTAGCCGACAGCTCGCGGTACGTCGCTTCTCGGCGTGGCTCGCCGATGAGGGCGAGATCGCGGCCGACGCCCTTTCGGCGCTCAAGCCGCCGAAGCTGGACCACAAGGTCATCCCCGAACTGGACGACGAGCAGCTTCGGGCTCTGGTGAAGGTCTGCACGGGCAACGACTTCCGGGCCCGGCGTGACGAAGCGATCATCCGGCTCATGGTGGAGACGGGGCTCCGTGCCGGTGAGGTCGTTGGCATGACCACGCCCGACGTGGATTTGAAGGCCGGGGTGGCGATCGTGCAACGGGGCAAGGGCGGCAGGGGGCGGCCGGTGCCGTTCGGGCCGCAGACGGGCCGTGCGATCGATCGATACCTCCGAGCCCGCCGGGGGCACCGCATGGCAGAGCTGGACGCTCTGTGGCTCGGAGACCGTCAGCGCGGGTTCAGCTATCAGGCCCTCTACAGCGCGCTCAAAGGCCGAGCGGAGGCAGCCGGAATCGAAGGCTTCCACCCCCACGTTCTGCGGCACACGGCGGCCGGTAGGTGGCTTGCTGCGGGCGGTTCCGAGGGTGGCCTGATGGCCGTGGCGGGATGGAGCCGCCGGGACATGATCGACCGGTACACCAGGGCGACCAGCCAGCGCAGAGCCGCCGACGAAGCGCGAAGGCTGTCCCTCGGCGACTGGTGA